One genomic segment of Burkholderia multivorans ATCC BAA-247 includes these proteins:
- a CDS encoding (2Fe-2S)-binding protein, whose protein sequence is MVTLNINGETRTVDAPDDMPLLWVLRDLVGLTGTKFGCGIAQCGACTVHLDGVAARSCVLPVAAVAGRRITTIEAVGATPAGQKVQQAWRALDVVQCGYCQSGQVMAAAALIASNPKPSDADIDAAMAGNICRCGTYHRIRAAIKQAAQEA, encoded by the coding sequence ATGGTCACTCTGAACATCAACGGCGAGACCCGCACGGTCGACGCCCCCGACGACATGCCCTTGCTCTGGGTGCTGCGCGATCTGGTCGGCCTGACCGGCACCAAGTTCGGCTGCGGCATCGCGCAGTGCGGTGCGTGCACCGTGCATCTCGACGGCGTCGCCGCGCGCTCGTGCGTGTTGCCGGTCGCGGCGGTCGCGGGCCGCAGGATCACGACGATCGAAGCCGTCGGCGCGACGCCGGCCGGCCAAAAGGTCCAGCAGGCATGGCGCGCACTCGACGTCGTGCAGTGCGGCTACTGCCAGTCCGGCCAGGTGATGGCGGCCGCTGCGCTGATTGCGTCGAACCCGAAGCCGAGCGACGCCGACATCGACGCCGCCATGGCCGGCAACATCTGCCGCTGCGGCACGTACCATCGGATTCGCGCGGCGATCAAGCAAGCCGCGCAGGAGGCCTGA
- a CDS encoding putative quinol monooxygenase, which translates to MALYVMASLFPKPEHAQAVEAELRSMVAKTRTEPGNRQYDLFREEGGSPNLHLFEVYDDQAAFDAHLASPYFVAFRDKSADWFASPPVIKVLSGIDVAD; encoded by the coding sequence ATGGCGCTCTACGTGATGGCCTCGCTGTTTCCGAAACCCGAACACGCGCAAGCCGTCGAGGCCGAACTGCGCAGCATGGTCGCGAAGACGCGGACCGAACCGGGCAATCGCCAATACGACCTGTTCCGCGAAGAGGGCGGCTCGCCGAACCTGCATCTGTTCGAAGTCTACGACGACCAGGCCGCGTTCGACGCGCACCTCGCGAGCCCGTACTTCGTCGCGTTCCGCGACAAATCCGCCGACTGGTTCGCGTCGCCGCCGGTGATCAAGGTGCTGAGCGGCATCGACGTCGCCGACTGA
- a CDS encoding NAD-dependent succinate-semialdehyde dehydrogenase, with protein MANVTYTDTQLLIDGEWVDAASGKTIDVVNPATGKVIGKVAHAGIADLDRALAAAQRGFEAWRKVPAHERAATMRKAAALVRERADTIAQLMTQEQGKPLTEARIEVLSAADIIEWFADEGRRVYGRIVPPRNLGAQQTVVKEPVGPVAAFTPWNFPVNQVVRKLSAALATGCSFLVKAPEETPASPAALLRAFVDAGVPAGVIGLVYGDPAEISSYVIPHPVIRKVTFTGSTPVGKQLAALAGQHMKRATMELGGHAPVIVAEDADVALAVKAAGGAKFRNAGQVCISPTRFLVHNSIRDEFTRALVKHAEGLKVGNGLEEGTTLGALANPRRLTAMASVVENARKVGASVETGGERIGSEGNFFAPTVLANVPLEADVFNNEPFGPVAAIRGFDKLEDAIAEANRLPYGLAGYAFTRSFANVHLLTQRLEVGMLWINQPATPWPEMPFGGVKDSGYGSEGGPEALEPYLVTKSVTVMAV; from the coding sequence ATGGCAAACGTGACTTATACGGATACGCAACTCCTGATCGACGGCGAGTGGGTCGACGCCGCGAGCGGCAAGACGATCGACGTGGTAAACCCGGCGACCGGCAAGGTGATCGGCAAGGTGGCCCACGCGGGCATCGCCGATCTCGATCGTGCGCTGGCCGCCGCGCAGCGCGGCTTCGAAGCATGGCGGAAGGTGCCCGCGCACGAACGCGCGGCGACGATGCGCAAGGCCGCGGCGCTGGTGCGCGAGCGCGCCGATACGATCGCGCAACTGATGACGCAGGAACAGGGCAAGCCGCTTACGGAGGCGCGGATCGAAGTGCTGTCAGCGGCCGACATCATCGAATGGTTCGCGGATGAAGGGCGTCGCGTGTACGGGCGCATCGTGCCGCCGCGCAACCTCGGCGCGCAGCAGACGGTCGTGAAGGAGCCGGTCGGCCCGGTCGCCGCGTTCACGCCGTGGAATTTCCCGGTGAACCAGGTCGTGCGCAAGCTGAGCGCTGCGCTCGCCACGGGCTGCTCGTTCCTCGTCAAGGCGCCGGAAGAAACGCCCGCATCGCCGGCCGCGCTGCTGCGCGCGTTCGTCGACGCCGGCGTGCCGGCGGGCGTGATCGGCCTCGTGTACGGCGATCCGGCCGAGATCTCGTCGTACGTGATTCCGCACCCGGTGATCCGCAAGGTCACGTTCACCGGTTCGACGCCGGTCGGCAAGCAGCTCGCGGCGCTCGCCGGTCAGCACATGAAGCGCGCGACGATGGAGCTCGGCGGTCACGCGCCGGTGATCGTCGCCGAGGACGCGGACGTCGCGCTGGCGGTGAAGGCGGCCGGCGGCGCCAAATTCCGCAACGCGGGGCAGGTCTGCATCTCGCCGACGCGTTTTCTCGTCCACAACAGCATTCGCGACGAATTCACGCGCGCGCTCGTCAAGCATGCGGAGGGGCTGAAGGTCGGCAACGGGCTCGAGGAAGGGACGACGCTCGGTGCGCTCGCGAACCCGCGCCGGCTGACTGCGATGGCGTCGGTCGTCGAAAACGCGCGCAAGGTCGGCGCGAGCGTCGAAACCGGCGGCGAGCGGATCGGCTCGGAAGGCAACTTCTTCGCGCCGACCGTGCTCGCGAACGTGCCGCTCGAAGCGGACGTGTTCAATAACGAGCCGTTCGGTCCGGTCGCGGCGATCCGCGGCTTCGACAAGCTCGAGGATGCGATCGCCGAAGCGAACCGGCTGCCGTACGGTCTGGCCGGCTACGCGTTCACGCGCTCGTTCGCGAACGTGCATCTGCTGACGCAGCGGCTCGAAGTCGGGATGCTGTGGATCAACCAGCCGGCGACGCCGTGGCCCGAAATGCCGTTCGGCGGCGTGAAGGATTCGGGTTATGGCTCGGAGGGTGGTCCGGAAGCGCTCGAGCCGTATCTCGTCACGAAGTCGGTGACGGTGATGGCGGTTTGA
- a CDS encoding c-type cytochrome — MRNLDLSARALCASLLALSALVTATTAHAAQAAPADSALVARGAYLAKAGDCVACHTAPRGTPFAGGLKMVTPMGAIYTTNITPDTETGIGGYTEAEFADALRKGVAKDGHRLYPAMPYPSYAKLRDDDVKALYAYFMHGVEPVKQANRASDIPWPLNMRWPLALWNMVFLDTTPYADKPAKDAMWNRGAYLVQGLGHCGSCHTPRGVGFQEKALDESGTAFLSGASIDNWFASNLTGEHNTGLGRWSEADVAQFLKTGANRHATAFGSMVSVINHSTQELTGDDLAAISRYLKSLPAAGGTGAPEYRYDAKATQAALARPSADPGAKVYSAYCAHCHGTDGRGYAPLLAPLAGNPNVLERDASSLINVTLNGSDTLVIDGVPSAYPMPAFAGQLNDRQIADVLTFMRAGWSNGAPAVQPADVAKLRKATAAAQ, encoded by the coding sequence ATGCGAAACCTGGACCTGAGTGCGCGTGCGCTTTGCGCGTCGTTGCTCGCGCTGTCGGCACTGGTGACCGCGACGACCGCACACGCGGCGCAAGCGGCGCCCGCCGACAGCGCACTCGTCGCGCGCGGGGCCTACCTCGCGAAAGCCGGCGACTGCGTCGCGTGCCACACCGCGCCGCGCGGCACGCCGTTCGCGGGCGGCCTGAAGATGGTCACGCCGATGGGCGCGATCTACACGACGAACATCACGCCCGACACGGAAACCGGTATCGGCGGCTATACCGAAGCGGAGTTTGCCGACGCGTTGCGCAAGGGTGTCGCGAAGGACGGCCATCGGCTGTATCCGGCGATGCCGTACCCGTCGTACGCGAAGCTGAGGGACGACGACGTGAAGGCGTTGTATGCGTACTTCATGCACGGCGTCGAACCGGTGAAGCAGGCGAACCGGGCGTCCGACATTCCGTGGCCGCTCAACATGCGCTGGCCGCTCGCGTTATGGAACATGGTGTTCCTCGACACGACGCCGTACGCGGACAAGCCGGCGAAGGACGCGATGTGGAACCGCGGCGCCTATCTCGTGCAAGGGCTCGGCCACTGCGGCTCGTGCCATACGCCGCGCGGTGTCGGCTTCCAGGAGAAGGCGCTCGACGAAAGCGGCACGGCGTTCCTGTCGGGCGCGTCGATCGACAACTGGTTCGCGTCGAACCTGACGGGCGAGCACAATACGGGGCTCGGCCGCTGGAGCGAGGCCGACGTCGCGCAGTTCCTGAAAACCGGCGCAAACCGGCACGCGACGGCGTTCGGCTCGATGGTGAGCGTGATCAACCACAGCACGCAGGAACTGACCGGCGACGATCTGGCGGCGATCTCGCGCTACCTGAAGTCGCTGCCCGCGGCAGGCGGCACGGGCGCGCCCGAGTACCGCTATGATGCGAAGGCGACGCAGGCTGCACTGGCGCGACCGTCGGCCGATCCGGGCGCAAAGGTCTATAGTGCGTACTGCGCGCATTGCCACGGCACGGACGGGCGCGGCTACGCGCCGCTGCTCGCACCGCTCGCCGGCAATCCGAACGTGCTCGAACGCGATGCGTCGTCGCTGATCAACGTGACGCTGAACGGCAGCGACACGCTCGTGATCGACGGCGTGCCTTCCGCGTATCCGATGCCGGCGTTTGCCGGCCAGCTGAACGACCGGCAGATCGCCGACGTGCTGACGTTCATGCGTGCCGGATGGAGCAACGGCGCGCCGGCCGTGCAGCCGGCGGATGTCGCGAAGCTGCGCAAGGCGACCGCCGCCGCACAATGA
- a CDS encoding xanthine dehydrogenase family protein molybdopterin-binding subunit, producing MSRGLIEAGHAGAAMSRRSFLRFGMSLGAAAGGGLLLGFSLPAAGDDTRRSVIGGDADEPARAGVFAPNAFVQIDRSGRVTLVMPKVEMGQGVYTALPMLIAEELEVPLSSVTLDHAPPNEKLFLDPLLGGQLTGGSTSVRYAWEPLRRAGATARVLLVSAAAKQWNVDPAACHAENGEVRHPPSGRRASYGELADAAAKLPVPTDVALKKPEQFKLIGTPAKRLDSPEKVDGVAQFGLDVRLPGMLYAVIVNSPVFGGTVASVDDTAAKKIPGVRQIVRVDDAVAVVGDHTWAAKRGASALVVKWNEGANANVSTKDLFADLAQAAANGKGAVARKDGDVDHAFSNAKTRVDAVYEQPLLAHATMEPVNCTVHVRSDACEVWVGTQVPTRARDTAQRITGLPAERIVVHNHLLGGGFGRRLETDMIGQAVKIGKQVGAPVKVVWTREEDIQHDMYRPCYHDRISAALDANGKPIAWRHRIVGSSILARFAPPAFKDGVDPDAVEVAIDLPYDVPNQLIDYVRQEPRHVPTAFWRGVGPTRSTFVVESFIDELAAQTKTDPVQYRRALLDKTPRARNVLDIATKAAGWGAALPQGQGRGVSVMHAFGSFFAIVADVAVDDGEVRVTRVVCAVDCGMTVNPNTIEAQVQGGIIFGITGALYGEVTIENGRVTQRNFTDYRVLRINETPPIDVHIVKSGEAPGGIGEPGTAATAAAVANAIFAATGKRLRKLPIGNQLKTA from the coding sequence ATGTCGCGCGGACTGATCGAAGCAGGCCATGCCGGCGCCGCCATGTCGCGCCGTTCGTTTCTGCGCTTCGGCATGTCGCTCGGCGCGGCGGCCGGCGGCGGACTGCTGCTCGGCTTCAGCCTGCCGGCCGCGGGCGACGATACGCGGCGCTCGGTGATCGGCGGCGACGCGGACGAACCCGCGCGGGCGGGCGTGTTCGCGCCCAACGCATTCGTGCAGATCGACCGCAGCGGCCGCGTCACGCTCGTGATGCCGAAGGTCGAGATGGGGCAGGGCGTTTACACCGCGCTGCCGATGCTGATCGCGGAAGAGCTCGAGGTGCCGCTGTCGAGCGTGACGCTGGATCATGCGCCGCCGAACGAAAAGCTGTTCCTCGATCCGCTGCTCGGCGGCCAGTTGACCGGCGGCTCGACGTCGGTGCGCTACGCATGGGAGCCGCTGCGTCGCGCCGGTGCGACCGCGCGCGTGCTGCTGGTGTCGGCGGCCGCGAAGCAATGGAACGTCGACCCGGCTGCCTGTCACGCGGAGAACGGCGAGGTGCGCCATCCGCCGAGCGGTCGCCGCGCATCGTACGGCGAGCTCGCGGACGCGGCTGCAAAGCTGCCGGTGCCGACAGACGTCGCGCTGAAAAAGCCCGAGCAGTTCAAGCTGATCGGCACGCCCGCGAAGCGCCTCGATTCGCCGGAGAAAGTCGACGGTGTCGCGCAGTTCGGACTCGACGTGCGGCTGCCCGGGATGCTCTATGCGGTGATCGTGAACAGCCCGGTGTTCGGCGGCACCGTTGCGAGCGTTGACGATACGGCCGCGAAGAAGATTCCCGGCGTGCGTCAGATCGTGCGCGTCGACGACGCCGTCGCGGTGGTCGGCGATCACACGTGGGCGGCCAAGCGCGGCGCATCGGCGCTGGTCGTCAAATGGAACGAAGGCGCGAACGCCAACGTGTCGACGAAGGATCTGTTCGCCGATCTCGCGCAGGCTGCCGCGAACGGCAAGGGCGCGGTCGCTCGCAAGGACGGCGACGTCGACCATGCCTTCTCGAACGCGAAGACGCGCGTGGACGCGGTGTACGAACAGCCGCTGCTCGCGCACGCGACGATGGAACCCGTGAACTGTACCGTGCACGTGCGCAGCGACGCCTGCGAGGTGTGGGTCGGCACGCAGGTGCCGACGCGCGCCCGCGACACCGCGCAGCGGATCACCGGCCTGCCTGCCGAGCGCATCGTCGTGCACAACCACCTGCTTGGCGGCGGCTTCGGCCGCCGGCTCGAAACCGACATGATCGGCCAGGCCGTGAAGATCGGCAAACAGGTCGGCGCGCCGGTGAAGGTCGTGTGGACGCGCGAAGAGGACATCCAGCACGACATGTACCGGCCGTGCTACCACGACCGGATCTCGGCCGCGCTCGACGCGAACGGCAAGCCGATCGCATGGCGGCACCGGATCGTCGGCTCGTCGATCCTCGCGCGCTTCGCGCCGCCGGCTTTCAAGGACGGTGTCGATCCCGACGCGGTGGAGGTGGCGATCGATCTGCCGTACGACGTCCCGAATCAGCTGATCGACTACGTGCGACAGGAGCCGCGCCATGTGCCGACCGCGTTCTGGCGCGGCGTCGGGCCGACGCGCAGCACCTTCGTCGTCGAAAGCTTCATCGACGAACTCGCCGCGCAGACCAAAACCGACCCGGTCCAGTACCGGCGCGCGCTGCTCGACAAGACGCCGCGTGCGCGCAACGTGCTCGACATCGCGACGAAAGCGGCCGGGTGGGGCGCGGCCTTGCCGCAAGGGCAGGGCCGCGGCGTCTCGGTGATGCATGCGTTCGGCAGCTTCTTCGCGATCGTCGCGGACGTCGCGGTCGACGACGGTGAAGTGCGCGTGACGCGCGTCGTCTGCGCGGTCGACTGCGGGATGACCGTGAACCCGAACACGATCGAGGCGCAGGTGCAAGGCGGCATCATCTTCGGCATCACGGGCGCGCTGTACGGCGAAGTGACGATCGAGAACGGCCGCGTGACGCAGCGCAACTTCACCGACTATCGCGTGCTGCGGATCAACGAGACGCCGCCGATCGACGTGCATATCGTGAAGAGCGGCGAAGCGCCGGGCGGGATCGGCGAGCCCGGCACCGCGGCGACGGCCGCGGCCGTCGCGAACGCGATCTTCGCGGCGACCGGCAAGCGGCTGCGCAAGCTGCCGATCGGCAACCAGCTGAAAACGGCCTGA